The genome window CGGCGAATCAAGCTTTAGCGCAGGAAGTTACCGAACGACGCCAAGTGGAGGCTGCTCTACGAGCTAGTGAGGAGCGCTACCGCCGCATGATCGAAACGACGATTGAGGGCGTTTGGATCCTCGATACGCAAAGCCGGATAACCTTTTTAAACCGACAGATGGCGGCAATGCTGGGCTATAGCGTTGAAGAAATGCTAGGCCATTTCATCTTTGATTTTGTCAGTGAAGAGAGCCTAGTCGCTAGCCCAATTGAAGGCAATCCCCAGAACAGCTTTGCCCGTCACGACTCGCTCTTTCAACGCAAAGATGGCTCCCAACTGTGGGCGATTGTGTCGACCAATCCGCTTTGGGATTCTGATGGGCAATATACAGGCACCCTAGGCATGGTCACTGATATTACCAAGCGTAAGCAAGCTGAAGACCTAGAGCGGGCCAACTTAGAATTGCAACGAACAAATGCCAGTCTTAAACGCCTAGAGAAGCTGAAGACTGAGATGGTAGCCACGGTTAGTCATGAAATTCGCTTGCCAATCGCTTCGGTCCGCACTGCGATCTCAGCGCTGCAAATTATGTCACTGGAGCTGGATCCTGAAGCTCAAGAGATGCTGGATCTTGCTGATGATGAGTCACGCCGTGTCACACGCTTGGTAAATGAGCTGTTAGATTTTTCGAAACTTTCTTCCGGCACTTACCGCTGGCGCGAAGAGGCAGTGTCGCTCAATGTGGTCTTAACCCAAGCTGCTCAAGCCACTCGAGCCCTATACGACAGCCGCCAATTAGTTTTGCACCACGACAAGACCTTGAACGATCTTCAAGTGTGTGGAGATGCAGACCGTCTTATTCAGGTTGTGGTCAATTTATTAGACAATGCAGCCAAGTTTAGTCCACCTCAAAGCCAGGTTTGGCTATCTCTCGTCCAACAAGAAAATGAAGCAGTTGTGTCTGTGCGCGATCAAGGACCCGGCATTGCTGTAGAACAGCAAGACCTGATCTTTGAATTGTTCAGGCAGCTGGCTCCCCCCTCTAAAGAACGGCCACAGGGAGTCGGCTTAGGCTTATATCTATGTCGCCAAATCGTGCACCATCATGGTGGCAGGATCGAGGTCATGACCCAACTGGGAAAAGGCAGTACTTTTAGTGTCTTTTTGCCCTCATTAGATGTTTGAACAAGGCATGTACTACTAAGATTAAGCTAACCCAAAAGGCTCCTGATTGCTATCAGGAGCTTTTTGAAGTTATCGGTTTTTGATGGCTTACTAGATTAAGTTGCTTGCTTAATCTAGTAATCATTAACTTTTTAATGTCATCTAGTTAATGCCATCTAGTCTAATTAGGCAGAACGTGTAACCAAACCATACAGAAATAGCAGGATGCAAGCGCCGATGATCGCAACCAGCAAGCCTTGAATGTTAAATCCGGTAAATGCAATTCCTAAAAGAGTGCTACCTACGAAACCACCAATCAATGCACCCAGAATGCCAAGAGCCACCGTTGCCAGGATACCGCCACCCTGGTGTCCAGGGTAGACTGCTTTAGCAATCGCACCAGCGATAATACCAACCAAAACCCAAGAAAGAATACTCATCTCTTAGCGGTTTCCTATTTACGAATAACGATTGACCAAATCGTAGCTGAGGCAATTTGCCTTTTGGTTCCACCAGAGGGGATATATTGTTGCCTGCCTTAGGATAGGCGCAAGCCAAAGCGGAGCAATTGCACTAGCAAAGATTAAGAAGATTAAAGGGACTACCTTAGCTTGCTCCAACTCAAATCAATTCAGGCCCAAAATTCAGATTAAATAGCAGATTAAACGGCTAATCTAAAGCGTGACAGCACTACCGCCACTAGAAATAGGGCAAATTGTGCCACAACAATACTAGGGCCGGAGGCCAGGTTCAGCAGGGCTGATAAAAGCATCCCGATTACTGCACTAACAGCCCCAACACCTGTTGAGAGCAGGACAAACACGGTAAATTGCCTGCTGATCAGTTTAGCCGTTGCTGCTGGAATCACTAAGAAAGCATTCACCAGCAATACCCCCACCGCCTTGATTGCCACTGCCACTGCCAACGACAGCAGTACCACAAACCAAGCCCGATGCCAGCGCACAGCTACACCCTGTGCTTTGGCCATACCTTCGTGCAAAGTCAGCAGCATCTGTGACCGCAAGGTTAGACCCAGCGAAACCACGCAAATACTCAGAACAGCGAGACATAGCCACAGATCGCGCTCGTTGATTGCCAAAATGTCGCCGAACAGCAGGCTCATCAGGCTACCCCGATAACTGCGAATAAAACTGAGAGCAATCACGGCTAGAGCCAGGGAAGCCGAAAAAACAATGTTAAGAACGGTGTCGCTCCAAAGATCTGTTCGATCTATTAAATAGATCACCCCCAAGCCGAACAGCACGGTGAAAGGCAGCAGCGTTAGCGTGGGATCTAGGTTCAGCAACACTCCCAAAACAATACCCAACAGAGCTGCATGGCCGACCGTGTGGCTGAAAAAAGAAAGTTGACGCAGAATAGCGAAGCTACCTAATAAACCGCCCAATAATCCTAACAACACGCCTCCTAAGAGCGCTCGTTGCATGAAGGGTAGTTGCAGTAGCTCCAACTGTTGGGTGAAATCCAGGTTCAGCATGGCATGAGGTTTGAGAGGCAGATCTGGTCAAAGAGCTCTGAGTATGTCTGAGTATGATAGTTGTCCTTGCGAACATTTGAGCGATGGCAGCATTTAGTGCCGTGGGCAATACAAGTAATTAACACTGCGAGGCACGAGCAATCAGTAACTGCAAATTCAGAGTTTGAAAGGCTTATTAAAACTCACTGAATTATTTCTCTGTATGGCTAATTTCTTAACGCTAGTGATTGCCCTGGATACTGTTGATGAAATTGGGGCGAACGACCTAGCGCCTCCGTTCTCAAGAGCAACCCATCAGTGGCAAATACTCTGAATTCTGACCACCGATAGGGTGCAGCGGTGACAAATATAGGCATATTTGTGATCTGAGGCGCTTGTGGGATAAATCGAGCTGCCCTAAGATCACAGGACTTTGTTCGAGATGCTGAGAACATCGCTGCATGTCTAGAACTCGTAAATCCGCCGCTAAGAATCACCCTGCTGTCGAAAACGATGAAACCTCTGCCTCTAAACGGGGTGGGGTCAAACAGGATGGCATTGAGCAGGAGAACCCCAAGCCGGTCGCAGTCGAGTCACCTGAGCATCCTGCCGACGACATCGAGATTGACTTCTCAGCCCCTCA of Leptolyngbya sp. FACHB-261 contains these proteins:
- a CDS encoding metal ABC transporter permease, encoding MLNLDFTQQLELLQLPFMQRALLGGVLLGLLGGLLGSFAILRQLSFFSHTVGHAALLGIVLGVLLNLDPTLTLLPFTVLFGLGVIYLIDRTDLWSDTVLNIVFSASLALAVIALSFIRSYRGSLMSLLFGDILAINERDLWLCLAVLSICVVSLGLTLRSQMLLTLHEGMAKAQGVAVRWHRAWFVVLLSLAVAVAIKAVGVLLVNAFLVIPAATAKLISRQFTVFVLLSTGVGAVSAVIGMLLSALLNLASGPSIVVAQFALFLVAVVLSRFRLAV
- a CDS encoding GlsB/YeaQ/YmgE family stress response membrane protein, with translation MSILSWVLVGIIAGAIAKAVYPGHQGGGILATVALGILGALIGGFVGSTLLGIAFTGFNIQGLLVAIIGACILLFLYGLVTRSA